In Thunnus thynnus chromosome 4, fThuThy2.1, whole genome shotgun sequence, a genomic segment contains:
- the LOC137181273 gene encoding inhibin beta B chain, whose translation MHLFTSESRMISSFPYPAFLFLAPLLLKGLCVSGSPGCASCGLPATEKDAEERLMIELAKQQLLEKLHLKERPNITQTVPRAALLTALRKLHSGRVRQDGTLELENTIPVKDQGYEIVSFADISATESSDKASLSLTFQFLQEHGQSIQVLESSLWIYVRSSEDPQRDSRLPARVFLSAVGGVSPSNRTLVIEKMLEVRDSNWHTFPIKRTLQSFLDGGQRLLRLEVSCDEDGKNLCSLDDSADTPYQPFLVAQVRLRDNHSKHTLRKRSLRCGDDVTVCCKKDFYIKFKDIQWHDWIIAPEGYHMNYCMGQCLQHLSGSPGIASSFHATVFSQLKVNGINTGASSCCVPTERQPLSMVYFNSQHSIVKTDVPDMIVESCGCT comes from the exons ATGCATCTATTTACTTCAGAGTCAAGAATGATTTCATCTTTCCCATACCCAGCGTTTCTCTTTCTGGCACCCTTGCTGTTGAAGGGTCTCTGCGTTAGTGGCTCCCCAGGCTGCGCGTCCTGTGGCTTGCCGGCGACGGAGAAAGACGCAGAAGAACGGCTGATGATAGAGCTCGCCAAACAGCAACTTTTGGAGAAGCTGCACCTGAAAGAAAGACCAAACATCACTCAAACGGTGCCCCGGGCGGCGCTCCTCACCGCGCTTCGCAAACTGCATTCGGGGCGAGTCAGACAGGATGGTACTCTTGAACTAGAAAACACCATACCTGTCAAAGATCAAGGCTATGAAATAGTGAGCTTTGCAGATATAA GTGCGACAGAGAGCAGTGATAAGGCCAGCCTCAGCCTTACATTCCAGTTTCTGCAGGAACATGGCCAGAGTATCCAGGTCCTCGAGTCTTCTCTCTGGATTTATGTCCGCTCCTCTGAGGACCCTCAACGGGACTCCCGCCTCCCTGCCCGCGTCTTCCTTTCGGCAGTTGGCGGGGTATCACCCTCTAACCGCACCTTGGTGATAGAAAAGATGCTCGAGGTCCGGGACAGTAACTGGCACACCTTCCCCATCAAACGCACCCTGCAGTCCTTCCTGGATGGTGGCCAACGCCTGCTGCGTCTGGAGGTTAGTTGTGACGAGGATGGAAAGAACCTTTGTTCCCTTGATGACTCTGCTGATACACCGTACCAACCCTTTCTGGTGGCCCAGGTGCGTCTCCGTGATAACCACTCCAAACACACTCTCAGAAAGCGCTCTCTGCGTTGTGGTGATGATGTGACTGTGTGCTGCAAGAAAGACTTCTACATCAAGTTCAAGGATATCCAGTGGCATGACTGGATCATTGCACCTGAAGGCTACCATATGAACTACTGCATGGGTCAGTGCCTCCAACATCTGTCTGGTTCCCCAGGTATAGCATCCTCATTCCACGCCACTGTCTTCAGCCAGCTGAAAGTCAACGGCATTAACACAGGTGCCTCTTCATGCTGTGTTCCCACTGAGCGCCAGCCACTTTCCATGGTCTACTTCAACTCTCAGCACAGCATTGTCAAAACGGACGTCCCTGATATGATAGTTGAGTCCTGTGGATGTACATAA